The following proteins come from a genomic window of Triticum aestivum cultivar Chinese Spring unplaced genomic scaffold, IWGSC CS RefSeq v2.1 scaffold21157, whole genome shotgun sequence:
- the LOC123172916 gene encoding uncharacterized protein: MTTTMMTTISFSAILFILLSVAITAETNDSGSGMARVTNVMVEACKNASGYHRELKTMTHEFCLSTLRSDNRSVEAKDHLELVLVAIDILKGRLTTANHNIEKMLEKAKNGTVPMRDLSICKVYYDTTMRIVNICDDMVKDFRGDKGRLKSFELPRCVDRAGYPVDECWFGLQFDMPWADALMSENREIDMVVNLDYAFLAPYDVSD, encoded by the coding sequence ATGACAACAACAATGATGACCACCATCAGCTTCTCTGCCATTCTATTCATCTTGCTTTCTGTGGCAATCACTGCTGAGACCAATGACTCTGGTAGTGGCATGGCGAGGGTGACCAACGTCATGGTGGAAGCATGCAAGAATGCCTCAGGCTATCATCGTGAGCTTAAAACTATGACACATGAATTTTGCTTGTCGACCCTCCGGTCAGACAATAGGAGTGTGGAGGCAAAGGACCACCTTGAACTGGTGCTAGTTGCCATCGACATCCTTAAAGGCCGCCTCACCACTGCCAATCACAACATTGAGAAAATGCTAGAAAAAGCAAAGAATGGCACGGTGCCAATGCGCGATCTTAGTATTTGCAAGGTGTACTATGATACAACAATGAGAATCGTCAATATATGTGATGACATGGTCAAAGATTTCCGCGGAGATAAGGGCAGGCTAAAGTCCTTTGAGCTTCCTCGTTGTGTTGACAGAGCGGGCTACCCAGTTGACGAGTGCTGGTTCGGTCTTCAATTCGATATGCCATGGGCGGATGCATTGATGAGTGAAAATCGTGAGATTGACATGGTGGTCAACCTCGACTATGCCTTCCTAGCACCATATGATGTCAGTGATTAA